A genomic region of Thunnus albacares chromosome 4, fThuAlb1.1, whole genome shotgun sequence contains the following coding sequences:
- the slc45a1 gene encoding proton-associated sugar transporter A isoform X4, translating into MSSPGMDTPSDPLLASPGGRLSTAQEGIWRSSLPKTASFPTSTTRHLSHRANNFQRQPKRRKLIRPSPPPPPNTPCPLDQLDLSELPPRRTFQELLFNGCILFGIEFSYAMETAYVTPVLLQMGLPDQFYSLVWFISPILGFLVQPLIGAWSDRCTSRFGRRRPFILALAIGALVGLSLVLNGRDIGSALADTASNHKWGIILTICGVVLMDFSADSADNPSHAYMMDVCSPEDQDRGLNIHALLAGLGGGFGYIVGGINWDQTQFGKSMGGQLRVIYLFTSITLVIATAMTLMSIPERPLPKSQPNKNSSKKHLKSPSLPLPPSPPVAPGSALGLDEEDEDGLYAYNFPKPHPCNPDPLAHSCSANARLCAGLTSPISPLSPLTPKYGSFISRDSSLTGINEFASSLGTSYIDSVLINCYTGQQTPQALAPNSTTAPLPPGDSPPPDEPAQGGSHAAGQTQADVVSHPAGEVQEAEEAQPAGDAQSHGASQVTAGAQTGAVSHRGSSAGILKRPQSLALMEEPMATQIVGLENGRRRTVTFSQQVANILLNGVRYESDLSENAETGDSQMSMKLLCIAIYRMPPSLRSLCTNHFLGWLSFEGMLLFYTDFMGEVVFEGDPKAPHDSEAYQRYNAGVSMGCWGMCIYAFSAAFYSVLWLIRGRDQTRHGGGHLSAQLPVLPGSDPGFCGDGTSDLTGGWGPGSDVLCKPDVIRGLSVLLSLRGVPAAPP; encoded by the exons ATGTCATCTCCGGGGATGGACACTCCCAGTGACCCCCTCTTGGCCAGTCCTGGAGGGAGGTTATCTACAGCTCAGGAAGGTATCTGGAGGAGCTCGCTCCCCAAAACTGCCAGCTTCCCGACGTCCACCACTCGGCACCTCAGTCACCGTGCCAACAACTTCCAAAGACAGCCAAAACGTAGGAAGCTGATAAGACCTTCTCCACCTCCGCCGCCCAACACCCCCTGCCCCCTGGACCAGCTGGACCTCAGTGAGCTTCCCCCGAGACGCACCTTCCAAGAGCTGCTCTTCAATGGCTGCATCCTGTTTGGTATCGAATTTAGCTATGCCATGGAAACGGCTTATGTGACTCCTGTGCTTCTACAGATGGGCCTACCTGATCAATTCTACAGCTTGGTGTGGTTTATAAGCCCCATACTGG GATTCCTCGTTCAGCCTCTCATAGGAGCGTGGAGTGATCGCTGCACATCCCGGTTTGGGCGAAGGAGACCATTTATTCTTGCCTTGGCTATAG GGGCGTTGGTCGGTCTATCCCTGGTGCTGAATGGGCGGGACATTGGAAGTGCACTGGCTGACACGGCATCAAATCACAAGTGGGGAATCATCCTGACAATTTGTGGTGTAGTTCTGATGGACTTCAGTGCTGATTCAGCAGACAACCCGAGCCATGCGTACATGATGGATGTGTGCAGCCCAGAGGACCAGGATCGGGGCCTGAACATCCATGCGCTGCTGGCAG GACTGGGAGGTGGATTTGGCTACATCGTAGGTGGCATCAACTGGGACCAAACACAATTCGGGAAGTCGATGGGAGGTCAACTACGGGTCATATACCTGTTTACGAGTATCACATTAGTGATTGCCACCGCCATGACTCTGATGAGTATCCCTGAACGTCCCCTACCAAAGAGCCAACCGAACAAAAACTCCAgcaaaaaacatctgaaaagcCCCagcctccctcttcctccctctccccctgtTGCCCCTGGATCGGCTCTGGGACTGGATGAGGAGGACGAGGACGGTCTTTACGCCTATAATTTCCCAAAGCCTCACCCATGTAATCCTGACCCTCTGGCCCATTCTTGCAGCGCCAATGCACGCCTCTGTGCTGGCCTCACTAGCCCCATATCGCCCCTGAGCCCCCTCACCCCAAAATATGGCAGCTTTATAAGTAGGGACAGCTCTCTAACGGGCATCAATGAATTTGCCTCCTCTTTGGGAACCTCCTACATTGACAGTGTGCTCATAAATTGCTACACAGGTCAGCAGACACCACAGGCCCTGGCGCCCAACTCCACCACCGCACCCCTACCTCCAGGGGACTCCCCGCCTCCTGACGAGCCGGCACAGGGGGGCAGCCATGCTGCAGGACAGACCCAGGCTGATGTGGTGTCTCATCCAGCTGGGGAAGTTCAGGAGGCAGAAGAGGCCCAGCCTGCGGGAGATGCACAATCTCACGGAGCATCTCAGGTCACGGCTGGGGCTCAGACTGGCGCAGTGTCACATCGTGGCTCTAGTGCTGGTATCCTGAAGCGACCCCAGAGTCTTGCACTAATGGAGGAGCCCATGGCGACCCAGATTGTCGGGCTGGAGAATGGACGCAGAAGAACAGTGACCTTCAGCCAGCAG GTTGCAAACATTTTGCTGAATGGGGTGCGCTATGAGAGCGACCTGAGCGAGAACGCTGAGACAGGAGATTCCCAAATGTCAATGAAGCTGCTGTGTATAGCCATCTATAGGATGCCTCCATCTCTGCGGAGTTTATGCACTAATCATTTTTTGG GCTGGCTGTCCTTTGAAGGCATGCTGCTCTTCTACACTGATTTCATGGGGGAGGTTGTGTTTGAAGGAGACCCTAAAGCACCCCACGACTCTGAGGCTTACCAACGCTACAATGCTGGTGTTAGCATGGGCTGCTGGGGCATGTGCATCTATGCATTCAGTGCTGCTTTCTACTCAG TTTTGTGGCTCATCAGAGGAAGGGACCAGACGAGGCATGGGGGTGGACATCTCTCTGCTCAGCTGCCAGTACTTCCTGGCTCAGATCCTGGTTTCTGTGGCGATGGGACCTCTGACCTCACTGGTGGGTGGGGCCCAGGGAGTGATGTACTTTGCAAGCCTGATGTCATTCGTGGGCTGTCTGTACTCCTCTCTCTGCGTGGTGTACCAGCTGCCCCCCCCTGA